The Acidicapsa acidisoli genome contains a region encoding:
- the kduI gene encoding 5-dehydro-4-deoxy-D-glucuronate isomerase → MKILQLPDSVRYQSMSTEELRSSFLLESLFAQDTVELVYVDLDRTIIGSAVPSSAPLTLPCPHELRATSFLERRELGVLNIGGLGTVEVDGQSYSLDKLDALYIGRGAVTITFHSSDPSSPANFYLLSYPAHAAYLTTLIPFGNQQPTTIGAAETANRRHISKLIHLEGTRSCQLVMGLTQLDTGSIWNTLPPHTHMRRSEVYLYFDIPATDRVIHLMGPSQETRHLIVADKQVVISPGWSIHAGAGTRNYKFCWGMGGENQVYSDMDPAPIAELR, encoded by the coding sequence ATGAAGATACTCCAACTCCCCGATTCAGTCCGCTATCAATCCATGTCCACGGAAGAACTCCGAAGCAGCTTCCTCCTTGAATCACTCTTCGCACAAGACACCGTGGAACTCGTCTATGTCGACCTCGACCGCACAATCATAGGTTCCGCCGTCCCGTCGTCAGCCCCGTTGACGCTCCCATGTCCACACGAACTGCGCGCAACATCGTTCCTTGAGAGAAGGGAACTGGGAGTCCTGAACATCGGAGGCCTCGGCACAGTCGAAGTCGACGGCCAATCGTACTCACTCGATAAACTCGATGCACTATATATCGGTCGCGGCGCGGTCACCATAACATTCCACAGCAGCGACCCATCTTCACCAGCTAACTTCTATCTGCTCAGCTACCCAGCTCACGCGGCGTATCTCACGACGCTCATCCCATTCGGCAATCAACAACCAACAACCATCGGCGCAGCAGAAACCGCCAACCGTCGTCACATCTCCAAGCTCATTCATCTCGAAGGCACGCGCAGTTGCCAGTTAGTGATGGGGCTTACTCAACTGGACACAGGCAGCATCTGGAACACCCTGCCTCCACACACGCACATGCGCCGTTCCGAAGTGTATCTATACTTTGATATCCCGGCAACAGACCGCGTAATCCACCTCATGGGGCCATCCCAGGAGACCCGTCATTTGATCGTTGCCGATAAGCAGGTCGTTATCTCTCCTGGCTGGTCGATCCACGCCGGCGCCGGCACTCGCAACTACAAATTCTGCTGGGGCATGGGCGGCGAGAATCAAGTCTATAGCGATATGGACCCGGCTCCGATAGCCGAACTGCGCTGA
- a CDS encoding DUF4861 domain-containing protein, with the protein MNTSLAPSSIKAAILLLAAFASIGEVKAQQLSISGLPNHPRQPEVIELPLAEARKHIANLDQKIAENAETHEHLPTQISNDLLLIAVQLPASGKLNIDFINRDVSSQPDPQVFGREAPERKDDFAWENKYVAYRVYGPALEATGEITSGIDVWSKRVPNFVINSFYKHDAEGARTHNPKLSYHVDDGVGLDSYLVGPTRGCGGTAVVSGNKLWVSKNYTHLKQISDGPVRFQFELTYAPWNANGIEVTETKRITLDAGTHLNKIESTFTFTGESTIQAAAAIAIHPGADFTAIENGRILSVWDTPQDPTAGRIATGLIEFPTQQASASQIDGQGVLSFPVHSGQTFTYYAGSGWSKADMPTQQAWNTYLKEKLFELDHPLKIQWTRDHPTGRR; encoded by the coding sequence ATGAATACCTCACTCGCTCCCTCATCGATCAAGGCCGCAATCCTCTTGCTGGCCGCATTTGCATCGATAGGCGAAGTCAAAGCCCAGCAGCTTTCAATCTCCGGCCTGCCAAATCATCCCCGGCAACCCGAAGTTATCGAATTGCCTCTAGCAGAGGCACGCAAACATATCGCAAACCTCGACCAGAAAATCGCCGAGAACGCAGAGACCCACGAACACCTTCCAACGCAAATCTCGAATGATTTGCTCCTGATCGCAGTACAACTGCCCGCCAGCGGCAAGCTAAACATCGACTTCATCAACAGAGACGTCAGCAGCCAGCCAGACCCGCAAGTCTTCGGCCGCGAAGCCCCCGAACGCAAAGACGATTTCGCATGGGAAAACAAGTACGTAGCCTATCGCGTCTACGGCCCCGCATTAGAGGCAACCGGCGAGATTACCTCCGGCATCGATGTCTGGTCCAAGCGCGTTCCTAACTTCGTCATCAACAGCTTTTACAAACACGATGCGGAAGGTGCGCGAACGCATAATCCCAAGCTCTCCTATCACGTCGATGACGGCGTTGGCCTCGATTCTTACCTGGTAGGCCCAACTCGCGGCTGCGGAGGCACCGCCGTTGTAAGTGGCAACAAGCTATGGGTCTCAAAGAACTACACGCATCTCAAACAAATCTCCGATGGCCCCGTCCGTTTCCAATTCGAGCTAACCTACGCTCCCTGGAATGCCAACGGTATCGAAGTAACCGAGACCAAGCGCATCACCCTCGATGCCGGAACCCATCTCAACAAGATCGAGTCCACTTTCACCTTCACCGGAGAATCCACCATCCAGGCAGCCGCAGCCATCGCCATCCATCCCGGCGCGGACTTCACAGCCATCGAAAACGGCCGCATCCTCTCCGTATGGGACACTCCCCAGGACCCAACCGCAGGCCGCATTGCTACTGGTCTCATCGAGTTTCCAACTCAGCAGGCAAGCGCATCTCAGATAGACGGCCAGGGTGTGCTCTCATTTCCGGTTCATTCCGGTCAGACCTTCACTTACTACGCCGGCTCCGGATGGTCCAAGGCAGATATGCCAACGCAACAAGCCTGGAACACTTACCTGAAGGAAAAGCTTTTCGAACTGGACCATCCATTGAAAATCCAATGGACCCGAGATCATCCCACGGGCCGACGGTGA
- a CDS encoding glycoside hydrolase family 88/105 protein, which yields MEPRNSNRRSALRPQVCAAFALLVFGLIFSSPATLQSQRPSSDSLPVVGDSPADAGPLATGLSPAFRKNDVAQALRKVADWQLNRVQGNYTQDWTLAALYAGFMAVPPAVNGSTYRNAMQSMGRQFNWQLGARPEHADDHAIGQTYLALYEEIHDPAMLAPTRERMDALLQRTDDPHKPLWWWCDALFMGPPVLANLSKITGDRKYLDFMDREWWITSNLLYDPQQHLFSRDATFLAKHDANGSKLFWSRGNGWVMAGLARVLQSMPANYPDRQKYVEQFQQMAKAIAAIQGADGLWRPGLLDPGAYPLPEVSGSAFDTYAIAWGIRTGILDRKQYLPVVKKAWTGLLSHIYQDGRLGCIQPVGAAPDQFKVTSSYVYGVGAFLLAGSEIYSMSSN from the coding sequence GTGGAGCCTCGCAATTCGAACCGTCGCAGCGCACTGCGTCCGCAAGTCTGCGCTGCATTCGCCCTGCTAGTCTTTGGGCTGATATTCTCATCCCCAGCAACGTTGCAATCGCAGCGGCCATCGAGTGATAGCCTTCCAGTCGTCGGCGACTCGCCAGCAGATGCAGGCCCGCTCGCAACCGGCTTGTCCCCGGCATTCAGAAAGAATGATGTAGCGCAAGCTCTACGCAAAGTCGCCGACTGGCAACTGAATCGAGTGCAGGGCAATTACACACAGGACTGGACGCTCGCCGCTCTCTACGCGGGATTTATGGCCGTTCCGCCAGCAGTCAATGGAAGCACCTATCGAAATGCCATGCAGTCCATGGGCAGGCAATTCAACTGGCAGCTAGGCGCGCGTCCCGAACACGCCGATGACCACGCCATAGGCCAGACTTATCTGGCGCTATATGAAGAGATCCATGATCCAGCCATGCTCGCTCCGACGCGCGAGCGCATGGATGCGCTCCTTCAACGAACTGACGACCCGCACAAGCCCCTCTGGTGGTGGTGCGACGCTCTCTTTATGGGCCCGCCCGTGCTCGCGAATCTATCCAAAATCACCGGCGACCGCAAGTATCTCGACTTCATGGATCGCGAGTGGTGGATCACCTCCAATCTTCTCTACGATCCGCAGCAACATCTCTTCTCGCGTGACGCAACTTTCCTCGCTAAACACGACGCCAACGGCTCAAAACTCTTCTGGTCACGCGGCAACGGGTGGGTCATGGCTGGCCTCGCACGAGTCCTTCAATCCATGCCGGCGAACTATCCCGATCGCCAAAAATACGTCGAGCAGTTCCAGCAGATGGCAAAGGCCATCGCAGCAATCCAGGGCGCAGACGGCCTATGGCGTCCGGGCCTGCTTGATCCGGGCGCATATCCACTGCCGGAGGTCTCCGGATCGGCCTTTGACACCTATGCCATTGCGTGGGGAATCCGCACCGGAATTCTCGATCGCAAGCAATATCTGCCTGTCGTGAAAAAGGCATGGACCGGCCTTCTTTCACACATCTATCAGGACGGCCGCCTCGGCTGCATTCAACCAGTCGGCGCAGCTCCAGACCAATTCAAAGTCACGTCCAGCTATGTCTACGGCGTAGGCGCATTTCTCCTCGCCGGATCAGAAATCTACAGCATGTCGTCGAACTAG
- a CDS encoding SGNH/GDSL hydrolase family protein: protein MRFRVPNSFAFIAIVIASSPFLFAQPAEKSYYLHDGDTVVFYGDSITEQRYYTQDVDVYTVTRFPHMQVQFFNAGVGGDRVSGGSAGSIDTRLPRDVFPQKPTVVTIMLGMNDGGYGNLTPEIESKYTQGYEHILNSLETALPGVRLSLLGPSPYDEVTRPAKVPGGYNSTLTHFSEIDSELARKHNATFIDLNAPFVASLNRGAAIDPLATELLLPDRVHPEPMAHWFMAAAILKGWNAPSIVSSTTIDAKQLTTIETKNAHVSDLSAKQSGISWTQLDDALPLPFDDDKNAANHFLQQITDIERDLNQQLLTVHGLAEGNYQFTIDGTPIGIFTNAELNTGVNLARLSTPMRGQAFRVSWLVRDRDDAHYVRLQMFVNQMKYGTSAEPGASDLLQFEKELQKRIYEFAQPKSHQYQLKAIATPN from the coding sequence ATGCGTTTTAGAGTTCCGAATAGCTTTGCTTTCATTGCCATAGTTATTGCTTCCTCGCCGTTCCTCTTCGCTCAACCGGCCGAGAAGTCCTATTACCTCCACGATGGCGACACCGTCGTCTTCTACGGAGACAGCATAACCGAGCAGCGCTACTATACCCAGGACGTTGACGTCTACACCGTCACCCGCTTTCCTCACATGCAGGTGCAGTTCTTCAATGCCGGAGTAGGAGGTGACCGCGTCTCCGGCGGCAGCGCCGGGTCCATCGACACACGCCTGCCGAGAGATGTCTTTCCACAAAAGCCCACCGTGGTCACCATCATGCTCGGCATGAACGATGGCGGCTATGGAAACCTGACTCCCGAGATCGAGAGCAAGTACACCCAGGGCTACGAGCACATCCTCAACTCCCTCGAAACGGCACTCCCCGGCGTGCGCCTGTCGCTCCTAGGCCCCTCGCCGTACGATGAAGTAACCAGGCCGGCAAAAGTTCCTGGTGGCTACAACTCGACCCTGACCCATTTTTCCGAAATCGACAGCGAATTAGCCCGCAAACACAACGCAACCTTCATCGATCTCAACGCGCCATTCGTCGCATCTCTCAATAGAGGCGCCGCCATCGATCCGCTGGCAACGGAACTGCTCCTCCCAGACCGCGTACATCCGGAACCCATGGCTCACTGGTTCATGGCCGCGGCTATCCTGAAGGGATGGAACGCTCCATCCATCGTCTCTTCGACGACCATCGACGCAAAGCAGCTTACGACCATCGAAACAAAGAACGCCCATGTCTCCGACCTTTCAGCAAAGCAGTCAGGCATCAGCTGGACCCAACTGGACGACGCCCTTCCACTACCGTTCGATGATGACAAGAACGCCGCCAATCATTTCCTCCAGCAAATCACCGACATCGAGCGGGATCTGAATCAGCAATTGTTAACCGTCCACGGATTGGCGGAAGGCAACTATCAATTCACAATCGATGGCACTCCCATCGGCATATTCACCAACGCAGAGCTGAACACGGGTGTTAATCTGGCAAGGTTGAGCACACCTATGCGCGGTCAGGCCTTCCGGGTCAGCTGGCTCGTTCGCGACCGCGATGACGCCCATTACGTGCGGCTTCAAATGTTCGTCAATCAGATGAAATACGGAACCTCGGCAGAGCCAGGCGCCTCGGATCTCTTGCAATTTGAAAAAGAATTGCAGAAACGAATCTATGAGTTCGCGCAGCCTAAGTCACATCAATATCAGCTCAAAGCAATTGCAACTCCCAACTAA
- a CDS encoding LysR family transcriptional regulator, whose product MEVRQLQIFRILAEELNFTRTAELVHTVQSNVTAQIKALEEELGMPLFDRLGRRVAITDAGRRFLPFAEQALAAMEQGQRAMQAGAAPSGPLRIGAPESVLTYRLPQVLRAYRKRFPHVELIFRPYSDASLCAMLETGKFDMAIHMSDAAHGPAFKSIRLRTERVFLLSDASHPLANCRTVKPTDLAGQMLLLTEAGCSYREKLDRVLALQNIRPGNVTEFSSVEAIKQCVIAGMGLALLPAIVVSRELRQHQIKALHWAGPSLDIATQVLWHKDKWVSPAMAAFQEVMQEKLEDSESSNGCLAIEGQLVR is encoded by the coding sequence ATGGAAGTCCGCCAATTGCAAATCTTTCGGATCCTGGCTGAGGAGCTGAACTTTACCCGCACCGCGGAACTCGTTCACACGGTGCAGTCGAATGTGACGGCGCAGATCAAGGCGCTTGAGGAAGAGCTCGGGATGCCACTGTTTGACCGGCTAGGGCGCCGCGTGGCGATCACGGATGCAGGACGACGCTTTCTGCCCTTTGCCGAGCAAGCCCTGGCGGCGATGGAACAGGGGCAGCGTGCGATGCAGGCGGGGGCGGCTCCAAGCGGTCCATTGCGGATCGGCGCGCCGGAATCGGTGCTTACTTATCGACTGCCGCAGGTGCTGCGGGCTTACAGGAAACGGTTTCCTCATGTCGAACTGATCTTTCGTCCGTATTCCGATGCATCTCTGTGTGCGATGCTTGAAACCGGCAAGTTTGACATGGCCATCCACATGTCCGATGCGGCTCATGGACCGGCATTTAAATCTATTCGATTGCGGACCGAGCGGGTCTTTTTGCTGAGCGATGCGAGCCATCCGCTGGCTAATTGCCGTACCGTGAAACCGACTGATCTGGCTGGACAGATGCTGCTTCTGACGGAGGCCGGTTGCAGTTACCGCGAAAAGCTTGACCGGGTGCTGGCATTGCAAAATATCCGCCCCGGAAATGTGACGGAGTTTTCGAGCGTTGAGGCCATTAAGCAATGCGTGATTGCAGGCATGGGGCTGGCTTTACTGCCGGCGATTGTGGTTTCGCGCGAACTGCGCCAGCATCAGATCAAGGCGCTGCACTGGGCCGGGCCGTCACTGGATATTGCTACCCAGGTCCTATGGCACAAGGACAAGTGGGTATCTCCGGCGATGGCGGCTTTTCAGGAGGTTATGCAGGAAAAGCTGGAGGATTCGGAGAGTTCGAACGGTTGTCTGGCGATCGAGGGGCAGTTGGTGCGGTAG
- a CDS encoding Abi-alpha family protein, which yields MMRSLKSWFVKETPPERRGAERIASPWLVAYDWSSSETKRHDIRDISATGLYLLTNERWAPGELVSIGLHKKDLPLENGGHGIPVQVRAVRWGADGVGLSFVQAKDMDLHLGENPLADAADRKEPEGVRRKLRMAKASAFVDRICPSISEDVKVLFRDRLSTFRVGNAIEIALKAEEMLVSGEFVDRKRAHPRLVMRILEDGSWTDDDAIQKLWAGLLVGSCTKDGDDESNMEFVTLLSDIASEHVQIFATACARANVFVSESGSVSAQPLVFTLEELGKITCLHDMNRIDVDIDHLTVFGLFEKRVKTSSYTSVSDAMIRPSRLGLELYARCYGHRGATQDFYSALRKREPAPDEVAQAPV from the coding sequence ATGATGAGATCGCTGAAAAGCTGGTTTGTAAAAGAGACGCCGCCAGAGCGTCGAGGCGCCGAGCGGATAGCTTCGCCCTGGCTTGTTGCTTATGACTGGAGTAGCTCGGAGACGAAGAGGCACGATATTCGAGATATCAGCGCGACAGGGCTTTACTTACTCACAAACGAGCGCTGGGCTCCCGGAGAGTTGGTTTCTATTGGATTACACAAAAAGGATCTGCCGTTGGAGAATGGCGGACATGGTATCCCGGTGCAGGTTAGGGCTGTTCGATGGGGCGCAGATGGTGTTGGCCTCTCCTTTGTTCAGGCAAAGGATATGGACTTACACCTTGGAGAAAACCCTCTTGCTGACGCGGCGGACCGGAAGGAGCCGGAAGGCGTGAGGCGGAAGCTGCGCATGGCCAAAGCCAGCGCGTTTGTGGATCGGATTTGTCCGTCTATCTCTGAGGATGTGAAGGTGCTGTTTCGCGACCGGCTTAGTACCTTCCGAGTTGGAAACGCAATCGAAATTGCGCTGAAAGCGGAAGAGATGTTGGTATCTGGTGAGTTTGTCGATCGGAAACGAGCGCATCCTCGGCTTGTGATGCGCATTCTCGAAGACGGATCGTGGACTGACGATGATGCCATTCAGAAACTATGGGCGGGGTTGTTAGTTGGGTCGTGCACGAAGGATGGGGATGACGAGTCGAATATGGAGTTCGTTACCCTGCTAAGTGACATCGCGTCCGAGCACGTCCAGATTTTTGCAACTGCATGCGCGAGGGCGAATGTATTTGTATCCGAATCCGGTTCCGTGTCGGCGCAGCCGCTGGTATTCACCCTGGAGGAGCTTGGGAAGATTACCTGTCTGCACGATATGAATCGAATCGATGTGGATATCGATCATCTGACTGTCTTCGGGCTGTTTGAGAAGCGAGTCAAGACCTCAAGTTATACGTCCGTTTCCGACGCGATGATCAGGCCGAGCAGGCTCGGTTTGGAACTATATGCACGTTGTTACGGACATCGCGGAGCTACACAGGATTTCTACTCGGCGCTGCGCAAGAGAGAGCCCGCGCCGGATGAAGTGGCGCAGGCTCCGGTTTAG